CTTGACCTTGCTGATGTGTGCCACCTCTGTTTTCTTCCGATTAACTTTGAGGAATAGTTTTCCTTCTATAAACGGAATAATGTTTTCTAAGGTTCTTTCTGCACTTTTCCTGCTTTTGCAAAAAATCATACAGTCATCTGCATAGCGGACAAATCTATGTCCTCTACGTTCCAGTTCCTTGTCCAACTCATTTAGCATTACATTACTAAGTAACGGACTAAGCGGACCACCTTGCGGCATACCGACCTCTGTACGTTCAAACATTCCATTTGCGATTACTCCCGCATTCAGGTATTTGTGTATTAAAGATATCACTCTGCCATCTTTGATGGTTTTTGACAATACTTCTATCAGCTTACTCTGGCATACGGTGTCGAAGAACTTTTCCAAGTCCATATCTACCACATATACATAACCATCGTTTACATGCTTTTGGCATTGTCTAAGGGCATCGTGTGCTCCTCGCTTTGGCCTGAATCCAAAACTGTTCTCTGAGAATTGCTCCTCATAGATTGGCGAGAGTTCCTGTGCTATTGCCTGTTGTACAACTCTGTCAACAACAGTTGGAACTCCAAGCTTTCTGAACTCGCCTTTTGTTTCCTTGGGTATTTCTACCCTTCGAACCGGGGTAGGTTTATATTTTCCTTCCCTTATCTCCTGGATTAAGGATTCCTGGTTTTCTCTAAGGAAGGGCAGAAGTTCATCCACCTGCATACCATCGATTCCGCCTTTTCCTTTGTTTTTCCTGACTTGCTTATAGGCGTTGTTAAGATTGTCTTTTCGCAAAATCAGATCCAGAAGATTGTTCGTCCAATAGTCTGTGATGACACCGCTCTTTTCAGTAATCTTAGAGTAGTCGAACACTTCTGCATACTCTTTCTGTTCCGCAGATACCATTTGCAGATAGTCT
This genomic window from Roseburia sp. 831b contains:
- the ltrA gene encoding group II intron reverse transcriptase/maturase — its product is MNVTESRFKNRQLHMEDYLQMVSAEQKEYAEVFDYSKITEKSGVITDYWTNNLLDLILRKDNLNNAYKQVRKNKGKGGIDGMQVDELLPFLRENQESLIQEIREGKYKPTPVRRVEIPKETKGEFRKLGVPTVVDRVVQQAIAQELSPIYEEQFSENSFGFRPKRGAHDALRQCQKHVNDGYVYVVDMDLEKFFDTVCQSKLIEVLSKTIKDGRVISLIHKYLNAGVIANGMFERTEVGMPQGGPLSPLLSNVMLNELDKELERRGHRFVRYADDCMIFCKSRKSAERTLENIIPFIEGKLFLKVNRKKTEVAHISKVKYLGYSFYRHKGKCRLRIHPKSVIKMKDKIRELTDRNKGISNEVREKKYQEYVQGWVEYFRLADMKGLLIKTDEWARRRIRAVYWKQWKRIKTKYRMLKALGLEDWKVKELAYSRKGYWRMAKALNQIFSKKIIAKLGYTSMLDYYLIVSEN